The DNA region AAGAACAATAGATGCGCTTGGTAATCCTATCGACGGCAAGGGGGAAATAAAATCTGATGTCTATTACGGCATTCAGGGGGCTCCTGCCAACCCGATGACCAGACCGCCTATTTTTGAACCGCTTGAGTTCGGCGTAAAGGCTATCGACGGTATGATAACCATAGGCAAGGGACAGAGAATGGGTATTTTCGCCGGAAGCGGTGTCGGAAAGTCCACTCTCATGGGCATGATAGCCCGTAACATCAAGGCAGACGTAAACGTTGTTGCCCTCATCGGCGAACGTGGACGTGAACTTAAGGAGTTTATAGACAGGGACCTCGGTCCTGAAGGTATCAAACGAAGTGTTCTCGTGGTAGCTACCTCAGACCAGCCTGCAATGCTCCGTTCAAAATGTGCCCAGACCGCAACTGCCATTGCAGAGTACTTCAAGGATCAGGGAAAAGACGTTCTTCTTATGATGGACTCCCTTACCCGTTTCTGTATGGCGGAACGTGAAATAGGACTCAGCGTAGGTGAACCGCCTATTGCAAGAGGGTATACACCTTCGATCTACGCTTCGCTTCCGAAGCTGCTTGAAAGGTGCGGAAATTTTGAGACAGGGTCTATAACAGGTATTTTTACGGTACTTGTTGAAGGTGATGACTCAAACGAACCTATTTCCGATACTGTGCGAGGAATTATCGACGGACATATAATGCTGTCGAGAAAGATCGCCATGAAAAACCACTATCCGGCCATTGACGTTCTGGCAAGTATAAGCCGACTCATGTCGAGCATTGCTACTCCGGAGCAGAAGAAAGCAGCCGGTACCATCAGAAAGATAATGTCAC from Ruminococcus sp. HUN007 includes:
- the fliI gene encoding flagellar protein export ATPase FliI; translation: MYQKLDHSKLRRSMRSTNFYTTLGKIEQIVGMTVEASGMSCNIGDVCSISTKGKERKKILSEVVGFRNNKVLLMPYGDIDGIGYGSFVINTGEKLKVKMSEDLIGRTIDALGNPIDGKGEIKSDVYYGIQGAPANPMTRPPIFEPLEFGVKAIDGMITIGKGQRMGIFAGSGVGKSTLMGMIARNIKADVNVVALIGERGRELKEFIDRDLGPEGIKRSVLVVATSDQPAMLRSKCAQTATAIAEYFKDQGKDVLLMMDSLTRFCMAEREIGLSVGEPPIARGYTPSIYASLPKLLERCGNFETGSITGIFTVLVEGDDSNEPISDTVRGIIDGHIMLSRKIAMKNHYPAIDVLASISRLMSSIATPEQKKAAGTIRKIMSLYQENQDLISIGAYKTGTNPDLDLAIKKMDSVNKFLQQSVDEKSTLEGAIEQMIEIAGAK